The sequence AAGCGGGCAAGCACAGCAGGTTTCCCCACGCTGAGTATCTTCGCAAGGTTCGTGGTCGAGAGCGTTTCGGGGAAGGCTTCCCAGTAGGCGTCATCGTCCATCATGGGCGGTGTTGTCTCATTCATGTTCCGGTCGGAGTCGGCGAAAAAGCGGTCAGCTGGTCGGGTAAAGCTAAGACCGGCGGCGACAAACCGTCCGTCCGTTCTCTGTCCTGCATTATCCCAGCAGCTGGCACCCATCATGAGCGGTGCACCGTTCGCGGGTCCAGTACCACGGCGGCGTTGATAACCGGGTAGTTAGAGATCGATGCGGAGGCCACTAGAAATTCCTCCTGCAGGAGTCAGGAGCGCACAGCTCCATGCCGAATAGGGCGTAGAACTCTTCCGGGTTGACATACCCGGCGGTGGAGGCTGGGCCTCCCTGGGCTACGCCGTCGGTGAGGGCAGAAACGGACGCGTCGGTGCTTCCAGTTTTATTGATTCGAATGTCGAGATGACATCCGGTGGAGGGGCCCTCGTTGCCGACGAGCGCGATCGGCTGGCTGGGGGTTACACGGTCTCCTTCTGTCACGGAAACATCGGAAAGTTTCATGTGCATGTACGTGACGTCATAGCCGGCGGGGGATTTGATGGTGACCTGGTAGCCGCCAACGTAGGTGACAGTGCCGCTGGTGATCGAGTAGATCTGGTCGCCGCACGGATTGGGGAAGTGCTGTAGGTCGTCTGCGGGGTGCCAGCTGCTTGCTCCGTGTGTGGGCGAGCTGCGCGGCCCGTAGTCATCGGTCATGGTGAAGCCAGGCGAGAGCGGAAACACGATGGATCCCGAGGTACAGCCTCCGCCGGCCCCTCCAGCAAGAGCCCTCACAACCTGATCAGCCGCGGTGAAGTATCTCGCGTAGTGGTACGGATCCGCGTTGCCCTGAACTTTGTGGGCGGCGATTGTGGGCTCG comes from Cryobacterium sp. GrIS_2_6 and encodes:
- a CDS encoding M23 family metallopeptidase is translated as MTEPRGKGALILIGAPLVLLLAFFVLIVLLLSGGTAATACSGPAGTADPEHVPAEPVAGYASAQLKNAAHIMNAASALDLGRNAQVIGVMVAMGESSLVALDRGDTAGPDSRGLFQQRGNGAWGSYEDRMDPTISATNFFKALIPVSGWESLEPTIAAHKVQGNADPYHYARYFTAADQVVRALAGGAGGGCTSGSIVFPLSPGFTMTDDYGPRSSPTHGASSWHPADDLQHFPNPCGDQIYSITSGTVTYVGGYQVTIKSPAGYDVTYMHMKLSDVSVTEGDRVTPSQPIALVGNEGPSTGCHLDIRINKTGSTDASVSALTDGVAQGGPASTAGYVNPEEFYALFGMELCAPDSCRRNF